One stretch of Pseudomonas sp. NC02 DNA includes these proteins:
- a CDS encoding phosphoheptose isomerase: MDMQSRIRQLFQASIDTKQQAMDVLAPHIEQASQVMVNALLNEGKMLSCGNGGSAGDAQHFSSELLNRFERERPSLPAIALTTDTSTITSIANDYSYNEIFSKQIRALGQPGDVLLAISTSGNSANIIQAIQAAHDREMIVVALTGRDGGGMASLLLPEDVEIRVPANVTARIQEVHLLAIHCLCDLIDSQLFGSEE, encoded by the coding sequence ATGGACATGCAATCCCGAATTCGCCAGCTTTTCCAGGCCAGTATCGATACCAAGCAACAGGCGATGGACGTACTTGCACCGCACATCGAGCAAGCCAGTCAGGTCATGGTCAACGCCTTGCTCAACGAGGGCAAAATGCTTTCGTGCGGCAACGGCGGTTCGGCCGGCGATGCCCAGCATTTCTCCTCCGAGCTGCTCAACCGCTTCGAGCGTGAGCGCCCGAGCCTGCCGGCCATCGCCCTGACCACCGACACCTCGACGATCACCTCGATCGCCAACGACTACAGCTACAACGAAATCTTCTCCAAACAGATCCGCGCCCTTGGCCAGCCGGGGGACGTCCTGCTGGCGATCTCCACCAGCGGTAACTCGGCGAATATTATTCAAGCGATCCAGGCCGCACATGATCGTGAAATGATTGTCGTAGCATTGACCGGACGCGACGGCGGCGGCATGGCCTCGCTGCTGTTGCCCGAAGACGTGGAAATCCGCGTCCCGGCCAATGTCACCGCACGTATCCAGGAAGTCCACCTGCTGGCGATCCACTGCCTGTGCGATCTGATCGACAGCCAACTGTTCGGGAGTGAAGAATGA
- a CDS encoding paraquat-inducible protein A, producing MSRPPTASELNLCLCHSCGQACDVSTAPDECERCGAPLHRRKVHSLTRTWAYMLTALAFYVPANLLPVMNTSMLGSGADSTIMSGVLEFWQHGAWDIALIIFIASIAVPGIKFVALTLLLVTVQRNNQWARKERSKLFRFVEVIGYWSMLDVIVVALVAALVRFQALGTIEPRLGILFFGLVVVFTMLSAMSFDPRLIWENPHNEEMPDGVANH from the coding sequence ATGAGCCGTCCACCGACCGCCAGCGAGCTGAACCTGTGCCTGTGCCACAGCTGCGGCCAGGCTTGCGACGTCAGCACCGCGCCCGACGAATGCGAGCGTTGCGGCGCGCCGCTGCACCGGCGCAAGGTCCATTCGCTGACCCGTACCTGGGCCTATATGCTGACGGCGCTGGCGTTTTACGTGCCCGCCAACTTACTGCCGGTGATGAACACCTCGATGCTCGGCTCGGGCGCCGACAGCACCATCATGAGCGGCGTGCTGGAGTTCTGGCAGCACGGCGCCTGGGACATCGCCCTGATCATTTTCATCGCCAGCATCGCGGTGCCGGGTATCAAGTTCGTCGCATTGACGTTGCTGCTGGTCACCGTGCAGCGCAATAACCAGTGGGCGCGCAAGGAGCGCTCGAAGCTGTTTCGCTTCGTCGAAGTGATTGGCTACTGGTCGATGCTGGATGTGATCGTGGTGGCCTTGGTGGCCGCCCTGGTGCGGTTCCAGGCCCTGGGCACCATCGAGCCGCGCCTGGGCATTCTGTTCTTTGGCCTGGTGGTGGTTTTCACCATGCTCTCGGCAATGAGTTTCGACCCGCGCCTGATCTGGGAAAACCCACACAACGAGGAGATGCCGGATGGCGTCGCAAACCACTGA
- a CDS encoding MBL fold metallo-hydrolase: MNIQSPALIRETFPVGPLQCNCTIIGDPVTKKAIVVDPGGNHELILARLDALGLKVVSIIHTHAHLDHFLASGQLKEKTGATLHLHKEDQFLWDNLEMQCQMFRVPYTPVPSPDRWLEDEEELACGCGVALHTPGHTPGSMSFWFADAKLLIAGDTLFRRGVGRTDLWGGDQATIVRSIKQRLYTLDEAAVVVTGHGPDTRLGDEMRENPFVRA; this comes from the coding sequence ATGAATATTCAGTCTCCCGCGCTGATCCGCGAAACGTTCCCGGTAGGCCCGTTGCAGTGCAACTGCACGATCATCGGCGACCCCGTCACCAAAAAAGCCATCGTCGTCGACCCGGGCGGCAACCATGAGCTGATCCTGGCGCGCCTCGATGCGCTGGGCCTGAAAGTGGTCAGCATTATTCACACCCACGCCCATCTCGATCACTTCCTGGCCTCCGGGCAGTTGAAGGAAAAAACCGGCGCTACCCTGCACCTGCACAAGGAAGACCAGTTTCTGTGGGACAACCTGGAAATGCAGTGCCAGATGTTCCGCGTGCCTTACACGCCAGTGCCGTCGCCGGATCGTTGGCTGGAGGATGAAGAAGAGCTGGCCTGTGGTTGCGGGGTTGCCTTGCATACACCTGGACACACACCCGGCTCGATGAGTTTCTGGTTCGCCGATGCGAAGTTGCTGATTGCCGGCGATACCCTGTTTCGGCGCGGCGTGGGCCGTACGGATTTGTGGGGCGGTGACCAGGCGACCATCGTGCGCTCGATCAAGCAACGGCTCTACACTCTGGATGAAGCGGCGGTGGTGGTGACAGGGCACGGTCCGGATACGCGCCTGGGAGATGAAATGCGTGAGAATCCGTTTGTCCGCGCGTGA
- a CDS encoding paraquat-inducible protein A gives MATLSPLIICEHCDCVYEKVALAKHQKTLCTRCAGVLQRYNGLSVEQRLALTLTATVLWIFANFYPVMSISLQGLKSSATLWDSVVALAQGPITFIALVAAISIIIAPVFQLLLLIWVLGFAMKGQRSPAFKLCMRWLEALRPWSMLEVCLLGAMVAVFKLAGMLDVLPGTGLFALAALSLLLIRIAGRDIRDLWDIL, from the coding sequence ATGGCGACCCTCAGCCCATTGATCATCTGCGAACACTGCGATTGCGTGTACGAAAAAGTCGCGCTCGCCAAACATCAGAAGACCCTTTGCACCCGCTGCGCAGGCGTACTCCAGCGTTATAACGGGCTGTCGGTGGAACAACGCCTGGCCCTGACCCTGACCGCCACCGTGCTGTGGATTTTCGCCAACTTCTACCCGGTGATGAGCATCAGCCTGCAAGGCCTGAAAAGCAGCGCCACGTTATGGGATTCGGTGGTCGCACTGGCCCAGGGCCCGATCACCTTCATCGCGCTGGTGGCGGCGATTTCCATCATCATCGCGCCGGTGTTCCAGTTGCTGCTGTTGATCTGGGTGCTGGGCTTTGCGATGAAGGGCCAACGCTCGCCGGCGTTCAAGCTGTGCATGCGCTGGCTCGAAGCGCTTCGGCCCTGGAGCATGCTCGAAGTCTGCCTGCTGGGCGCCATGGTGGCGGTGTTCAAACTCGCCGGCATGCTGGATGTGTTGCCCGGCACCGGCCTGTTTGCCCTGGCCGCCCTCAGCCTGTTGCTGATCCGCATTGCCGGGCGTGATATTCGCGACCTGTGGGACATTTTATGA
- a CDS encoding BON domain-containing protein: protein MTVKRLSLLAITLCLGISGCSSVIEASRDTPIQDDKGTRTFGSKIDDSLIETKVSVNVSKAAPDLGNGASRIVVVSFNGVVLLTGQTPRADLKAQAEQAAATVQRVKKVHNELQVMDPITLLAISNDALLTTKIKTQMLTDSAIPGSRIKIVTDNGIVYMMGLLTQAEATRAANLVQSVSGVQKIVKLFEYID, encoded by the coding sequence ATGACCGTTAAACGCCTTAGCCTATTGGCAATCACGCTGTGCCTAGGCATCAGCGGCTGCAGCTCGGTAATCGAAGCGAGCCGCGACACGCCCATCCAGGACGATAAAGGCACCCGCACTTTCGGCAGCAAAATCGATGACTCACTGATCGAGACCAAGGTTTCCGTCAACGTGTCCAAGGCCGCTCCAGACCTGGGCAACGGCGCATCGCGCATCGTGGTCGTCAGCTTCAACGGCGTGGTGCTGCTCACCGGCCAAACCCCGCGCGCCGACTTGAAGGCCCAGGCTGAACAAGCTGCCGCCACTGTGCAGCGGGTCAAGAAGGTTCACAACGAACTGCAGGTGATGGACCCGATCACCCTGCTGGCAATCAGCAACGACGCCCTGCTGACCACCAAGATCAAGACGCAGATGCTGACCGACAGCGCCATTCCCGGCTCTCGGATCAAGATCGTCACCGACAACGGCATCGTCTACATGATGGGCCTGCTGACCCAGGCAGAAGCCACCCGCGCCGCCAACCTGGTACAAAGTGTGTCCGGCGTACAGAAGATCGTGAAGCTGTTCGAATACATCGACTGA
- a CDS encoding YraN family protein, with product MPERSSAQSGKDAELQALEYLQRQGLRLLAQNWLCKRGELDLVMLDGDTVVFVEVRYRKHAQWGGALASIDGRKRQKLILAAQFFLLKERRWADHPCRFDVVAIESTPRGTADLNWLQDAFDS from the coding sequence ATGCCCGAGCGGTCAAGCGCACAAAGCGGCAAGGACGCCGAACTTCAAGCTCTCGAGTACCTGCAACGACAAGGTCTGCGCCTCCTGGCGCAGAACTGGTTATGCAAACGCGGCGAGCTTGATCTGGTCATGCTTGACGGCGATACAGTAGTATTTGTCGAAGTCCGCTACAGAAAACACGCACAATGGGGTGGCGCGCTCGCCAGTATCGACGGGCGCAAGCGCCAGAAGTTGATACTCGCCGCGCAGTTTTTCCTGCTCAAGGAGCGTCGCTGGGCCGATCATCCCTGCCGTTTCGATGTGGTTGCCATAGAAAGCACTCCCCGGGGAACAGCCGATCTGAACTGGCTGCAAGATGCCTTTGACAGCTGA
- a CDS encoding OmpA family protein, translated as MFTSRRLLVVATAVALLSGCASPNPYDGSQAQGGGSSGVSNTAKYGGLGALAGALAGAAIDHNNRGKGALIGAAVAGIGGAGYGYYADQQEKKLRASMANTGVEVQRQGDQIKLIMPGNITFATNSDAISSSFYTPLNNLANSLKQFNQNTIQIVGYTDSTGSRQLNMDLSQRRAQSVANYLTSQGVSPTNLSARGAGPDNPIASNADVNGRAQNRRVEVNLGPIPGQQYGQPAAQQQQAPQQNNQFQGNPYQQYQ; from the coding sequence ATGTTCACTTCTCGTCGTCTGCTTGTTGTTGCTACTGCCGTAGCCCTGTTGTCGGGCTGCGCTTCACCTAATCCTTATGACGGCAGCCAGGCACAGGGTGGTGGCTCTTCCGGTGTGAGCAATACCGCCAAGTATGGTGGCCTGGGCGCCCTGGCTGGTGCGTTGGCGGGTGCAGCCATCGACCACAACAACCGCGGCAAGGGTGCGCTGATCGGCGCTGCCGTCGCCGGTATCGGTGGTGCGGGCTACGGCTACTACGCCGACCAGCAGGAAAAGAAACTGCGCGCCAGCATGGCCAACACCGGTGTCGAAGTGCAGCGCCAGGGCGACCAGATCAAGCTGATCATGCCGGGTAACATCACCTTCGCCACCAACTCGGATGCGATCTCCAGCAGCTTCTACACGCCGCTGAACAACCTGGCGAACTCGCTGAAGCAGTTCAACCAGAACACCATCCAGATCGTTGGCTACACCGACAGCACCGGCAGCCGTCAGCTCAACATGGACCTGTCCCAGCGTCGTGCGCAGAGCGTGGCCAATTACCTGACCTCCCAAGGTGTCAGCCCGACCAACCTGAGTGCCCGCGGTGCCGGCCCGGATAACCCGATCGCCAGCAACGCCGATGTCAATGGCCGTGCCCAGAACCGTCGTGTGGAGGTCAACCTGGGCCCGATCCCTGGCCAGCAGTACGGTCAGCCGGCCGCCCAGCAGCAACAGGCGCCGCAGCAGAACAACCAGTTCCAGGGCAACCCGTACCAGCAGTACCAGTAA